DNA sequence from the Butyricimonas faecalis genome:
GAATTCTTCCCGCAGGTCATAGTAGTACCAGTTCCTGCCGAAAGGGAAAGCCACATGGAAGATTCCTTCTTCCATCAGCACATCCGGACTTTCCATCAGGTTGAACACGAACCTGTCCCCATCACTGCGGAAGATGGATTCCACTCCCGACAGGTCGGCCGTGAAAAGCCGCCCGAAGCCGGGAATATCCACCACTTCCGTATCGACCGGGATATAGGTTATCCGTTGTGCATCGAGCCATGAGAAAAGTTCCTGTATCATTTTTCCTGTACTTTTTTGAGTTTGTATTCAAGGACGGACAGCAGGCGGCAGGCGAAAATCCCGTAGATTTCCGATTCCGTGAGTTCGTCCCAGTCCTTGGCGGCATCGGCAATGTCCGCGATGAAAACCTCGAAATAGGGTTTCAGCCGTTCCGCCGTCCGCTTTACCGACTCGACGGCATCGCCGTCGTAACCGATGACTACGGTTCTCACGCCTTTCGATTGCAGCTTGTAGATCTGGACATCGGAGATTTTCTTTCCGAAAGTGGCCACGGCTGCGACATGGGAATTGTCATAGAGTTCGAGTCTGCGGGTCAGGGCGATGACATCGAAAATACCTTCCGCGAGGATGACCGTATCGGTTTCATCCATACGGATGGCATCGTAGTTATAAAGGAGTTTGGAAAAGTCGTTTTCCGTGGAGTTCCGGTAACGCAGGATCCTGTACCCGCCGCTATGTCTGGTCTTGCGGTTGTGGGTGTCTATATCCTCTTTCGGCCAGGTATGGCGGGAGACATAGCCGACAACCGTACTGTCATCGATGACCGGAAAGACGACATAGTCCGCGTAGCGCGGATTGAGCCTGCCGGTTATCCCGATCGGGAAATACTCGTAATCGTCGAAACAGAAGCCGCGC
Encoded proteins:
- a CDS encoding toprim domain-containing protein, with the protein product MELSVQEYQYLVSEITRETGAKRDGSGKNLIVPRCPFCGKSGGKFGIYIGKETAHRRPFMAHCFSCGASTRTLEQLLAAIGRMDLMVSQTADIAAPLNLHLLEEDEAEEIDDELVPVELPDFYKRTFRHPYLQRRGFCFDDYEYFPIGITGRLNPRYADYVVFPVIDDSTVVGYVSRHTWPKEDIDTHNRKTRHSGGYRILRYRNSTENDFSKLLYNYDAIRMDETDTVILAEGIFDVIALTRRLELYDNSHVAAVATFGKKISDVQIYKLQSKGVRTVVIGYDGDAVESVKRTAERLKPYFEVFIADIADAAKDWDELTESEIYGIFACRLLSVLEYKLKKVQEK